A stretch of the Aegilops tauschii subsp. strangulata cultivar AL8/78 chromosome 4, Aet v6.0, whole genome shotgun sequence genome encodes the following:
- the LOC109785670 gene encoding uncharacterized protein, which translates to MPSWNDEESSDEDTCMVSMDPQIFETPDSVVDPSFCGSYTESLPTCMTHHQRPKKMVAFGGALTGTRYLGCHVQQLNKDVGVNCGVVEWVDGPWPEILQRCLTRIWDMYHEQNLARVKDKQAHEKEVAKLKKEIDFLSNNYS; encoded by the exons ATGCCATCCTGGAATGACGAGGAGAGCTCGGACGAGGACACCTGCATGGTTTCAATGGATCCTCAGATCTTT GAAACCCCTGACAGTGTGGTGGATCCATCTTTCTGTGGTTCTTACACTGAATCTTTGCCGACTTGCATGACGCATCATCAGAGGCCGAAGAAGATGGTAGCTTTTGGAGGAGCCTTGACTGGGACGCGATATCTGGGTTGTCATGTGCAGCAG CTAAATAAG GATGTAGGTGTGAACTGTGGGGTTGTGGAGTGGGTGGATGGTCCTTGGCCAGAGATTCTACAAAGGTGCCTAACAAGGATTTGGGACATGTACCATGAGCAGAACTTGGCGAGGGTGAAGGACAAACAAGCCCATGAGAAAGAGGTGGCCAAGCTAAAGAAGGAAATTGATTTCCTGTCAAACAACTACAGCTAG